From Rhodovastum atsumiense, a single genomic window includes:
- the cbiB gene encoding adenosylcobinamide-phosphate synthase CbiB: MTVLLALLLDRLFGEPPTRLHPVVWMGAYLGRVGRWIVTLPPRQAFVAGALGWLGGAVLVVVPAAGAAWALGQAPAWVAVPVGALLLKPLFALRLLLDEVTGVEAALAEGLDAGRARLSRIVSRDTATLSAGEVRESALESLSENLSDSLVAPLFWFVLLGLPGAALYRFANTADAMWGYRGRWEWAGKWAARADDLLNLVPARLTAIALLGLPGRERVAALLREARRTASPNSGWPMAALALALGIRMGKPGVYLLNADAPSPGAAQMRQGLARAGRAGVALALLAGLAELAHG, from the coding sequence ATGACCGTCCTGCTGGCCCTGCTGCTCGACCGCCTGTTCGGTGAACCGCCGACGCGACTGCATCCGGTGGTATGGATGGGGGCCTATCTCGGCCGGGTCGGACGCTGGATCGTGACGCTGCCGCCGCGCCAGGCCTTTGTTGCCGGGGCGCTGGGCTGGCTCGGCGGAGCGGTGCTGGTGGTGGTGCCGGCCGCCGGTGCCGCCTGGGCGCTGGGGCAGGCGCCCGCCTGGGTCGCGGTCCCGGTCGGGGCGCTGCTGCTCAAGCCGCTGTTCGCCCTGCGCCTGCTGCTGGACGAGGTGACCGGGGTGGAAGCCGCGCTGGCCGAGGGACTGGACGCGGGCCGGGCCCGGCTGTCGCGCATCGTCAGCCGCGACACCGCGACGCTGTCGGCCGGGGAAGTGCGGGAGTCGGCGCTGGAATCGCTTTCGGAGAACCTGTCGGATTCCCTGGTGGCACCGCTGTTCTGGTTCGTGCTGCTGGGGCTGCCCGGGGCGGCGCTGTACCGCTTCGCCAATACCGCCGACGCCATGTGGGGCTATCGCGGGCGCTGGGAATGGGCGGGCAAATGGGCGGCGCGTGCCGATGATCTGCTCAATTTGGTGCCGGCGCGTCTGACCGCGATTGCTTTGCTCGGCCTGCCGGGGCGGGAACGGGTGGCGGCGCTGCTGCGGGAAGCGCGGCGCACCGCCTCGCCCAATTCCGGCTGGCCGATGGCGGCGCTGGCCCTGGCGCTCGGGATCCGGATGGGCAAGCCGGGGGTCTACCTGCTCAATGCCGACGCCCCCTCGCCCGGCGCCGCGCAGATGCGGCAAGGCCTGGCGCGAGCAGGCCGGGCCGGGGTGGCGCTGGCGCTGCTGGCGGGACTGGCGGAGCTGGCGCATGGCTGA
- the tcuA gene encoding FAD-dependent tricarballylate dehydrogenase TcuA: MPKRLAAPDMPEPDVLVIGGSLAALCAAIAARRAGASVRLAELAPRSLRGGNARHGRNFRIMHPAPTPFSPGRYDGDEYLAELHRAAEGRNDPALSRELVVRSADIVSWLAAQGVGFQRADDGLLPVSRRTSFFLGGGKAMVNALYHTAERLGVAIGYDSGATELRITDGALRQVMLHTPAGTRMLRPRTTIVCCGGAQADLAGLRPFWGEAADAFIIRGVPYADGAVLRGLIAQGVATAGVPGACHLVAVDARSPPVDGGIVTRVLGIPAGIVVDRDARRFHDEGGDVGPTRYAVWGRKVAEQPGRIAWLILDAEGERQVPPLLFPPLRAATIPDLAALAGLDAAALAGTVAGFNAALRGEGDAGHTVGLAPAKTRHARPLLIPPFAAIPIRPGITFTCFGVKVDARARVLMTDDTPIPNLFAAGMIMAPNILGTGYLAGAAMAISAVFGRLAGDEAARHVRA; the protein is encoded by the coding sequence ATGCCGAAACGCCTTGCCGCCCCCGACATGCCGGAGCCCGATGTGCTGGTCATCGGCGGCAGCCTCGCCGCGCTCTGCGCCGCCATCGCCGCGCGGCGTGCGGGCGCCAGCGTACGCCTCGCCGAACTGGCCCCCCGTTCCCTGCGCGGCGGCAATGCCCGCCATGGCCGCAATTTCCGCATCATGCACCCGGCCCCTACCCCGTTCTCGCCGGGGCGCTATGACGGCGACGAATACCTCGCCGAGCTCCATCGCGCCGCCGAAGGGCGCAACGATCCGGCCCTTAGTCGGGAGCTGGTGGTGCGGTCGGCCGACATCGTGTCCTGGCTCGCGGCCCAGGGGGTGGGATTCCAACGCGCCGATGACGGGCTGCTGCCGGTTTCCCGCCGCACCAGCTTTTTCCTCGGCGGTGGCAAGGCCATGGTCAACGCGCTCTATCACACGGCCGAACGCCTCGGTGTGGCGATCGGCTACGACAGCGGCGCGACGGAATTGCGGATCACGGATGGTGCATTGCGGCAGGTGATGCTGCACACCCCCGCCGGAACCAGGATGCTGCGCCCGCGCACCACCATCGTCTGCTGCGGCGGGGCGCAGGCGGATCTTGCCGGCCTGCGGCCGTTCTGGGGTGAGGCGGCCGATGCCTTCATCATCCGTGGGGTGCCCTATGCGGATGGCGCGGTGCTGCGTGGCCTGATCGCGCAGGGCGTGGCCACCGCCGGGGTGCCGGGGGCCTGCCATCTGGTCGCCGTCGATGCCCGTTCCCCGCCGGTGGATGGGGGCATCGTCACCCGCGTGCTCGGCATTCCGGCCGGCATCGTGGTGGACCGGGACGCGCGCCGTTTCCATGACGAAGGCGGCGATGTCGGCCCCACCCGCTACGCGGTTTGGGGACGCAAGGTGGCCGAACAGCCCGGTCGGATCGCCTGGCTGATCCTGGACGCCGAAGGCGAGCGCCAGGTGCCGCCGTTGCTGTTCCCGCCCCTGCGCGCCGCCACGATTCCTGATCTCGCCGCCCTTGCCGGGCTCGATGCGGCGGCGTTGGCCGGGACCGTTGCTGGTTTCAACGCCGCGCTGCGTGGCGAGGGCGACGCCGGCCATACCGTCGGGCTTGCCCCTGCCAAGACCCGCCATGCCCGCCCGCTGCTCATCCCGCCCTTTGCCGCCATCCCGATCCGGCCCGGCATCACCTTCACCTGCTTCGGCGTAAAAGTGGATGCGCGGGCGCGAGTGCTGATGACGGATGACACGCCCATCCCGAACCTGTTTGCTGCCGGCATGATCATGGCTCCCAACATTCTTGGCACCGGCTACCTGGCCGGGGCGGCGATGGCGATCAGCGCGGTGTTCGGCCGGTTGGCCGGCGATGAGGCGGCCCGCCATGTCCGTGCCTGA
- a CDS encoding pyridoxal phosphate-dependent aminotransferase encodes MAEPSFSALGLQPQHGGTDAGPEPLWDFSTNANPLGPCPAVLEAVHAADLTRYPDPHYTRLRAALAAYHRTDPACIVIGAGASELILRLVRATPGPMLVLGPSFSEYTRCARVEAREVIEVTAPSDFLGQQRRQQGDGLGFVCWPNNPTGESWPAEFLANAASGGRVVVDFAYAAMGPEDALAAARAATTSTIQLYAPNKSFGLTGLRAAYAVTPRPWPELSWLAASWPVGPAGVAFLEAVTSEAAQSWLAECRPVLAGWRRSLAAGLAEMGLEVRESPATFLMARVGDASPVAAALRRHGLRVRDATSFGLPAWIRLGAAPPEWQAALLAALAKELRR; translated from the coding sequence ATGGCTGAGCCGTCCTTTTCCGCCCTGGGGTTGCAGCCGCAGCACGGCGGCACCGATGCCGGGCCGGAACCGCTCTGGGATTTTTCCACCAACGCCAATCCGCTCGGCCCCTGCCCCGCGGTGCTGGAGGCGGTGCACGCGGCCGACCTGACCCGCTATCCCGATCCCCACTACACCCGGCTGCGCGCGGCGTTGGCGGCCTATCACCGCACCGATCCCGCCTGCATCGTCATCGGCGCCGGGGCAAGCGAGCTGATCCTGCGGCTGGTGCGGGCCACGCCGGGACCGATGCTGGTGCTCGGGCCGAGCTTCTCCGAATACACGCGCTGCGCGCGAGTGGAAGCCCGGGAAGTCATCGAGGTCACGGCACCTTCCGACTTCCTCGGGCAGCAACGGCGCCAGCAGGGGGATGGCCTGGGTTTCGTGTGCTGGCCCAACAACCCGACCGGGGAAAGCTGGCCGGCGGAATTCCTGGCCAATGCGGCATCCGGTGGACGGGTGGTGGTTGATTTCGCCTATGCAGCGATGGGACCGGAGGATGCGCTCGCCGCCGCCAGGGCCGCAACGACCAGCACAATCCAATTGTACGCCCCCAACAAGAGCTTCGGCCTGACCGGATTGCGCGCCGCCTATGCGGTCACGCCACGTCCCTGGCCGGAACTGTCCTGGCTGGCAGCGTCCTGGCCGGTTGGGCCGGCCGGGGTGGCCTTCCTGGAAGCCGTGACCAGTGAGGCGGCACAGTCCTGGCTGGCGGAATGCCGTCCGGTGCTGGCCGGATGGCGGCGGTCGCTGGCGGCCGGGCTGGCGGAAATGGGCCTGGAAGTGCGCGAGAGCCCGGCGACGTTCCTGATGGCACGGGTGGGCGATGCCTCGCCGGTGGCAGCGGCGCTGCGGCGGCACGGGCTGCGGGTGCGCGATGCCACGTCTTTCGGCCTGCCGGCGTGGATCCGGCTCGGCGCGGCGCCGCCGGAGTGGCAGGCCGCGTTGCTGGCGGCGCTGGCCAAGGAGTTGCGCCGATGA
- a CDS encoding cobyrinate a,c-diamide synthase has product MIPRLLVAGTGSGVGKTLMTAGLIGALRRRGMVVQPFKCGPDYIDPGWHGRAAGRPCRNLDTWMLGEDAVRASFQRGCAGADIAVIEGVMGLFDGARFDSSAGSAAEIAALLGAPVLLVLDISGSARSAAAVALGFARFDPARPVAGVALNFAGSERHALGCGAAITEMTGLKMFGWLPRAAGMAVPERHLGLKLAEESGDADAVLAAAADAVAARFDLDGLLELAAGAPAMPGVAPVLPVLAGDGPVLAVAQDAAFSFYYQDDFDLLAAAGVRLVRFSPVAGERLPEGVAGVYLGGGYPELHAAALAANAGLWQDLRALHAQGGLILAECGGFMVLTEALIDTDGVRHGMAGLIPGVTRMTTRLAALGYREATALCDTPLAACGEVLRGHEFHYSVWDRAEAPPAPAWRAVGTRAGMVPAMVGHADRGLVASYLHIPLAQRPDLAGRLVRFLSGIQGPPALGGGPGGEASWRDRAAKRTDGSAPRWRR; this is encoded by the coding sequence ATGATTCCGCGCCTGCTGGTGGCTGGCACCGGGTCGGGGGTCGGCAAGACGCTGATGACCGCCGGGCTGATCGGGGCGCTGCGGCGGCGCGGGATGGTGGTGCAGCCGTTCAAGTGCGGCCCCGACTACATCGATCCCGGCTGGCACGGACGAGCCGCCGGCCGGCCCTGCCGCAACCTCGACACCTGGATGCTGGGCGAGGACGCAGTCCGCGCAAGCTTTCAGCGTGGCTGTGCCGGGGCCGACATCGCCGTGATCGAAGGGGTCATGGGGCTGTTCGACGGCGCCCGCTTCGACAGCAGTGCCGGGTCCGCGGCCGAAATCGCGGCGTTGCTGGGGGCACCGGTGCTGCTGGTGCTCGATATTTCCGGCAGTGCGCGCAGTGCCGCTGCGGTGGCGCTCGGCTTCGCCCGGTTCGACCCGGCCCGACCGGTGGCCGGGGTCGCGTTGAACTTCGCGGGCTCGGAACGGCATGCGCTGGGATGCGGCGCGGCGATCACCGAGATGACCGGCCTGAAGATGTTCGGTTGGCTGCCGCGCGCGGCGGGGATGGCGGTGCCGGAGCGGCATCTCGGGCTGAAGCTGGCCGAGGAAAGCGGCGATGCCGACGCGGTGCTGGCTGCTGCGGCCGATGCTGTGGCGGCGCGCTTCGACCTGGATGGGCTGCTGGAGCTGGCGGCCGGAGCACCTGCGATGCCGGGGGTGGCGCCGGTGCTGCCGGTGCTGGCGGGGGACGGTCCGGTGCTGGCGGTCGCGCAGGATGCCGCGTTTTCGTTCTATTACCAGGATGATTTTGACCTGCTGGCGGCGGCCGGGGTGCGGCTGGTGCGGTTCAGTCCGGTGGCCGGGGAGCGGCTGCCGGAAGGCGTGGCCGGGGTTTACCTGGGTGGGGGGTATCCCGAGTTGCATGCTGCCGCGCTCGCCGCCAATGCCGGGCTATGGCAGGACCTGCGGGCGTTGCATGCACAAGGTGGCCTGATCCTGGCCGAATGCGGTGGGTTCATGGTGCTGACCGAGGCGTTGATCGACACCGATGGCGTGCGCCATGGGATGGCCGGGCTGATTCCGGGCGTCACCCGCATGACGACGCGGCTGGCAGCGCTCGGCTATCGGGAGGCCACGGCGTTATGCGACACGCCCCTGGCTGCGTGCGGCGAGGTGCTGCGGGGCCATGAATTCCATTACAGCGTGTGGGATCGTGCCGAGGCGCCGCCGGCGCCGGCCTGGCGGGCGGTTGGCACGCGGGCGGGCATGGTGCCGGCGATGGTCGGCCATGCCGACCGTGGCCTGGTGGCGAGCTATTTGCACATTCCCCTGGCACAACGTCCCGATTTGGCCGGGAGGCTGGTGAGATTTCTATCCGGGATCCAAGGGCCTCCGGCGCTTGGTGGAGGTCCAGGAGGCGAAGCCTCCTGGCGGGATCGGGCCGCGAAGCGGACCGATGGCAGCGCCCCGCGCTGGCGCAGGTAA
- a CDS encoding energy-coupling factor ABC transporter substrate-binding protein, protein MRTQNILLGLGVVALAVLPLVLIQPAQEGEEIFGGSDDRATKLIETIHPGYKPWFTPLWEPPSGEVASMLFGVQSALGAGALAYALGFWRGRRQARRDDAARD, encoded by the coding sequence ATGAGGACACAAAACATCCTGCTGGGGCTGGGCGTGGTGGCGCTGGCGGTGCTGCCGCTGGTGCTGATCCAGCCGGCGCAGGAGGGCGAGGAGATCTTCGGCGGCAGCGATGACCGGGCAACCAAGCTGATCGAAACCATCCATCCCGGCTACAAGCCGTGGTTCACCCCGCTGTGGGAGCCGCCGAGCGGCGAGGTCGCCAGCATGTTGTTCGGCGTGCAGTCGGCGTTGGGCGCGGGTGCCCTGGCCTATGCCCTGGGCTTCTGGCGGGGCCGGCGGCAGGCGCGACGGGACGATGCTGCGCGCGATTGA
- a CDS encoding DMT family transporter has translation MLAVAMVWGASYPVAKSALFHAPVLLLIFYRFLTTATVMSAVAWCGLAAAPRRDVLAGAVLGAILFAIFLAETWGIAFTTATNTALIISLCTVITPFLDFGLAGRLPPLGVILGAGVAIGGVAILAGGMSTPGGGDLLVLVAAVLRAVMVVSTRRLMDGRRLSSAALTAVQSVTVATLTLAALLAQEAPSALLVTAGSGFWGAVVFLSIFCTIGAFYVQNAALRRTSPTRVSFLMGTEPLFGFALSWLLLAEPVTAVTLLGAGLIVGGTFWGLMSER, from the coding sequence GTGCTCGCCGTCGCGATGGTCTGGGGGGCGAGCTATCCCGTCGCGAAAAGCGCCCTTTTCCATGCGCCGGTGCTTCTGCTGATCTTCTACCGTTTCCTGACCACGGCCACGGTGATGTCCGCTGTCGCCTGGTGCGGTCTCGCTGCTGCACCCAGACGGGACGTACTGGCCGGGGCGGTTCTCGGGGCGATCCTCTTCGCGATCTTTCTGGCTGAAACCTGGGGCATCGCGTTCACCACGGCAACGAACACGGCGCTGATCATCTCGCTCTGTACGGTCATCACGCCGTTTCTGGATTTCGGGCTGGCAGGGCGGCTGCCGCCCCTCGGTGTAATCCTCGGCGCAGGCGTCGCGATCGGCGGTGTCGCCATCCTGGCCGGCGGCATGAGCACGCCCGGGGGCGGCGATCTCCTGGTTCTGGTGGCGGCGGTGCTGCGGGCGGTCATGGTGGTATCGACACGGCGCTTGATGGACGGGCGGAGGCTCTCGTCCGCGGCGCTCACCGCGGTGCAGTCGGTGACGGTCGCGACACTCACATTGGCCGCGTTGCTGGCACAGGAGGCGCCGTCGGCCCTGCTCGTCACCGCGGGCTCCGGCTTCTGGGGGGCGGTGGTCTTCCTGTCGATCTTCTGTACGATCGGCGCATTCTATGTCCAGAACGCTGCCCTGCGCCGCACCAGCCCGACTCGCGTGAGTTTTCTGATGGGAACCGAACCGCTTTTCGGCTTTGCGTTGTCCTGGCTGCTGCTTGCGGAACCGGTGACGGCAGTGACGTTGCTTGGTGCAGGGCTGATTGTCGGCGGGACGTTCTGGGGATTGATGTCCGAGCGGTGA
- a CDS encoding energy-coupling factor ABC transporter ATP-binding protein codes for MTLQRQQDAGQDGMAMDPPGPTLLEAIGLRYAWPGAPAAAALAPGQRAEALANTSLAVRRGVRLALLGGNGAGKSTLLLHFNGTLRPASGEVRWLGRPVDYSRRGLAALRQQVALVFQDPDDQLFAGTLAQDVSFGPLNLRLDIVETTRRVEAALAAVGLEGRGALPLHMLSHGQRKRAAIAGALALRPAVLVLDEPTAGLDPEGIDTLLDHLDALHARGMTVVFSTHDLTLARHWADEVAVLHEGRVLAHGAAAAVLDDAAVLAAAGLRSRRWRRKAAQGD; via the coding sequence ATGACTTTGCAGCGCCAACAGGATGCGGGCCAGGACGGCATGGCCATGGATCCCCCCGGCCCAACGCTGCTGGAGGCGATCGGGCTGCGCTACGCCTGGCCGGGCGCGCCGGCGGCGGCGGCCCTCGCGCCGGGACAGCGCGCCGAGGCGCTGGCGAACACCTCCCTGGCGGTGCGGCGCGGCGTGCGGCTGGCGCTGCTCGGCGGCAACGGCGCCGGCAAATCGACGCTGCTGCTGCATTTCAACGGCACACTGCGGCCGGCGTCGGGCGAGGTGCGTTGGCTGGGGAGACCGGTCGATTATTCGCGGCGTGGGTTGGCGGCGTTGCGCCAGCAGGTGGCGCTGGTGTTCCAGGACCCCGATGACCAGCTTTTCGCCGGCACGCTGGCGCAGGACGTCTCCTTCGGCCCGCTCAATCTCAGGCTCGATATCGTGGAAACGACGCGGCGGGTGGAAGCGGCATTGGCGGCGGTAGGGCTGGAAGGGCGTGGCGCCCTGCCGTTGCACATGTTGAGCCACGGCCAGCGCAAGCGCGCGGCGATCGCCGGAGCGCTGGCGCTGCGGCCGGCCGTGCTGGTGCTGGACGAGCCGACGGCGGGGCTGGATCCGGAGGGGATCGACACATTGCTGGATCATCTCGACGCGCTGCATGCGCGCGGCATGACCGTGGTGTTTTCGACGCATGACCTGACGCTGGCCCGGCACTGGGCCGACGAGGTGGCGGTGCTGCACGAGGGTCGCGTGCTGGCGCATGGGGCAGCGGCGGCCGTGCTGGACGACGCGGCGGTGCTGGCGGCGGCGGGGTTGCGCTCGCGGCGGTGGCGGCGCAAGGCCGCGCAGGGGGACTGA
- a CDS encoding AraC family transcriptional regulator — protein sequence MDDAPLIRPISPPAEEDQAVRGGRTDDGPNDRATIRHLPDLHDIETLSARYVRQTFKPHAHDEYLFGVIESGVHAVWCRGTMNRVPAGTVVTMHPGDVHYGGGGHACGWCQRMLYVSEAGMRAILSDMADREITGSLDFTDAFHARPDLACRFSALHAVLHGSLEALARDVALDDLMRAILTELVPGVVPEDRNAPDGRIRDAIEYLRSRVDENVTLDELCRVADLRRRQTIAAFRRHTGLPPHAWHVQQKIGRVKRLLRDGMSAAQAAAETGFADQSHMARHFLGIVGVTPGAYARG from the coding sequence GTGGATGACGCTCCGCTCATCCGCCCCATCTCTCCTCCAGCAGAGGAGGACCAGGCCGTGCGAGGCGGAAGGACCGACGACGGGCCGAATGATCGGGCGACGATCCGACACTTGCCCGATCTGCATGACATCGAGACCCTGTCCGCCCGCTACGTCCGGCAGACCTTCAAGCCGCACGCGCACGACGAGTACCTCTTCGGCGTGATCGAGAGTGGCGTGCATGCCGTCTGGTGCCGGGGCACCATGAACCGCGTGCCCGCGGGGACGGTCGTTACCATGCATCCCGGCGACGTCCATTACGGGGGCGGGGGCCATGCGTGTGGCTGGTGTCAGCGGATGCTCTATGTCAGTGAAGCCGGGATGCGCGCGATCCTCTCCGACATGGCGGATCGCGAGATCACCGGCTCGCTGGATTTCACCGACGCCTTTCACGCCAGGCCCGATCTGGCGTGTCGGTTCTCGGCGCTCCATGCGGTGCTGCACGGCTCCTTGGAAGCACTCGCGCGGGATGTCGCGCTGGACGACCTGATGCGGGCCATTCTGACCGAACTGGTGCCCGGGGTGGTGCCTGAAGACCGCAACGCGCCCGATGGCCGCATTCGCGATGCCATCGAGTATCTGCGATCCCGTGTCGACGAAAATGTCACCCTGGATGAATTGTGCAGGGTCGCGGACCTGCGTCGCCGCCAGACCATCGCCGCCTTCCGCCGGCACACCGGCCTGCCGCCCCACGCCTGGCATGTCCAGCAAAAGATCGGCCGGGTGAAGCGTCTGCTGCGCGACGGGATGTCCGCGGCACAGGCCGCCGCCGAGACCGGCTTCGCGGATCAGAGCCATATGGCCCGGCACTTCCTTGGCATCGTCGGGGTGACCCCGGGCGCTTATGCCCGCGGTTGA
- a CDS encoding energy-coupling factor ABC transporter permease: protein MHIMEGYLPATHAIGWSVASLPFVAWGVKKLADRLRDDPEARLLLGASGGFTFVLSALKLPSVTGSCSHPTGIGFGSVLFGPWIMSVVGCVVLLFQALLLAHGGLTTLGANTFSMAIAGSFSAWAIWRAGWAVGLPLNLTLFLAASLSDLLTYCITSLQLALAFPDPVGGISGAVVKFLGVFAVTQVPLAISEGLLTVLVMNLLRSHAGEGLAGLLPVKEASR from the coding sequence ATGCACATCATGGAAGGCTATTTGCCGGCCACCCACGCGATTGGCTGGAGCGTGGCGTCACTTCCCTTCGTTGCCTGGGGAGTTAAGAAGCTGGCCGACCGTCTGCGCGATGATCCGGAGGCGCGTCTGCTGCTCGGTGCAAGCGGTGGTTTCACCTTCGTGTTGTCGGCACTGAAGTTGCCGTCGGTCACTGGAAGCTGTTCGCATCCCACCGGCATCGGCTTCGGGAGTGTGTTGTTCGGTCCCTGGATCATGAGTGTGGTGGGCTGCGTGGTGTTGCTGTTCCAGGCGCTGTTGCTGGCGCATGGCGGGCTGACCACGCTTGGCGCCAACACGTTTTCCATGGCGATCGCCGGCAGTTTCTCGGCCTGGGCGATCTGGCGGGCGGGATGGGCGGTGGGATTGCCGCTGAACCTGACGCTGTTCCTGGCGGCGTCGTTGTCGGATCTGCTGACCTACTGCATTACCTCGCTGCAACTGGCACTGGCGTTCCCCGACCCGGTCGGCGGCATCAGCGGGGCAGTGGTGAAATTCCTCGGCGTGTTCGCGGTGACGCAGGTGCCGCTGGCGATCAGCGAGGGGCTGTTGACGGTGCTGGTGATGAATCTGCTGCGCAGCCATGCCGGCGAGGGACTCGCCGGATTGCTGCCGGTGAAGGAGGCGAGCCGATGA
- a CDS encoding CbiQ family ECF transporter T component, with the protein MLRAIDACAHTNRWHRHAGPVALFCAGLMACVLAAPPLVAGPLVWAVASVAAVVGARVPARLFFGSMLVPLGFLVTSALALCVTVGFEDGGLVFGLSAAGAMTALRAGLRAAGALAVTLCFACTVPTAGWMALLRRARVPEALLDLVMLVYRTLFVLDEARLGLMRALDNRMGFANARLALRSTARAAAALFLRSLQRAARLERGLAARGYVDRLPVLPPQAAASRGGWVLAVAVPVLVGAAAFVLAGALGA; encoded by the coding sequence ATGCTGCGCGCGATTGACGCCTGCGCCCACACCAACCGGTGGCATCGGCACGCGGGCCCGGTGGCGCTGTTCTGCGCCGGGCTGATGGCCTGCGTGTTGGCCGCACCGCCGCTGGTCGCCGGTCCGCTGGTCTGGGCGGTGGCGAGTGTTGCAGCGGTGGTCGGGGCACGGGTGCCGGCACGACTGTTCTTCGGATCCATGCTGGTGCCGCTCGGGTTCCTGGTGACCAGCGCGTTGGCGTTATGCGTCACCGTCGGCTTCGAGGATGGCGGGCTGGTGTTCGGCCTGAGTGCCGCCGGTGCGATGACGGCGCTGCGGGCCGGGCTGCGCGCAGCCGGGGCGCTGGCGGTGACGCTGTGCTTCGCCTGCACCGTGCCGACCGCCGGCTGGATGGCGCTGCTGCGGCGGGCGCGGGTGCCGGAGGCGCTGCTCGATCTGGTGATGCTGGTCTATCGCACGCTGTTCGTGCTGGACGAGGCAAGGCTGGGGCTGATGCGGGCGCTCGACAACCGGATGGGATTTGCCAATGCCCGTCTCGCCCTGCGCTCGACCGCGCGGGCGGCAGCGGCGCTGTTCCTGCGCAGCCTGCAACGGGCGGCGCGGCTGGAACGGGGACTGGCGGCGCGGGGCTATGTGGATCGGTTGCCGGTGCTGCCGCCGCAGGCGGCGGCGAGCCGGGGCGGCTGGGTGCTGGCGGTAGCGGTACCCGTGCTGGTCGGCGCGGCGGCCTTCGTGCTGGCCGGAGCTTTGGGCGCATGA
- a CDS encoding cobalt-precorrin-6A reductase, with protein sequence MSVPDPALAVLILGGTTEGYALAAALADRPGMRVVSSLAGRTANPRHPAGELRVGGFGGPDALAEWLRRERIGAVIDATHPFASRMGWNAAAACAAAAIPLLRLERPAWQPGPGDRWQEVPDWAEAASRVGATARHVLLALGRQELAPFAGLDHVRFLIRSVDPPDPMPPFAQAELLLARGPFTEADEVALLQGRGIDTIVCKNSGGTATDAKLAAARRLGVRVIMRQRPPRPDLHTVATVAAAFEWVEEVAESGKRL encoded by the coding sequence ATGTCCGTGCCTGATCCGGCCCTGGCCGTGCTGATCCTTGGCGGTACCACCGAAGGCTACGCGCTCGCCGCGGCGCTGGCCGACCGGCCGGGCATGCGCGTGGTCAGCTCGCTTGCCGGCCGCACCGCCAACCCGCGGCACCCGGCAGGAGAACTGCGCGTCGGCGGCTTCGGTGGTCCGGACGCCTTGGCCGAGTGGCTGCGCCGCGAACGCATCGGCGCGGTGATCGACGCCACCCATCCCTTCGCCAGCCGCATGGGCTGGAATGCCGCCGCCGCCTGCGCCGCGGCCGCCATCCCGCTGCTGCGGCTGGAACGGCCGGCCTGGCAGCCGGGACCGGGCGATCGCTGGCAGGAGGTGCCTGACTGGGCCGAAGCCGCGTCCCGGGTCGGTGCGACCGCCCGCCATGTCCTGCTGGCGCTCGGGCGGCAGGAACTCGCCCCCTTTGCCGGCCTGGATCACGTCCGCTTCCTGATCCGCTCGGTCGATCCGCCGGATCCGATGCCGCCCTTCGCCCAGGCCGAGCTGCTGCTGGCGCGCGGTCCCTTTACCGAGGCGGACGAGGTCGCCCTGCTGCAAGGGCGGGGGATCGACACCATCGTCTGCAAGAACAGTGGTGGCACCGCGACCGATGCCAAGCTCGCGGCCGCCCGCCGGCTTGGTGTGCGGGTGATCATGCGCCAGCGCCCGCCGCGTCCGGATCTGCATACGGTCGCCACCGTGGCGGCGGCCTTTGAGTGGGTGGAGGAAGTCGCCGAATCTGGCAAACGACTATGA
- a CDS encoding cobalamin biosynthesis protein: protein MPPAAGNRLAAWPPSEPTLAALAAAIGGRAVTLLVEPEEVDGTTLARRLERHCGTAVAVCHDRANLDFIHIEMLVTVTWRMPAAPVPVLALWPPVLVAGIGCTGGVPAETLAASATAMLRQAGLAPEAVGLVATSARRAEEPALHAWAEALGAGFVACDDATLAAQAVPTPSAQLQARLGVASVAEAAALAAAGATSLLLTRRKAALPGGHHHTLAVARRSLDRLAA from the coding sequence ATGCCGCCCGCCGCCGGCAACCGACTTGCCGCATGGCCGCCTTCCGAACCGACGCTGGCCGCGCTCGCAGCCGCGATCGGCGGGCGCGCGGTCACGCTGCTGGTGGAACCGGAGGAGGTGGACGGCACAACGCTGGCCCGGCGGCTGGAACGCCACTGCGGCACGGCGGTGGCGGTTTGCCATGACCGCGCGAACCTTGATTTCATTCATATCGAAATGCTGGTGACCGTCACCTGGCGCATGCCGGCGGCGCCGGTGCCGGTGCTGGCGTTGTGGCCACCCGTGCTGGTGGCCGGCATCGGCTGCACCGGCGGTGTGCCGGCAGAGACGCTTGCGGCTTCGGCCACGGCGATGCTGCGGCAGGCAGGATTGGCTCCGGAAGCGGTGGGACTGGTTGCCACCTCCGCGCGGCGGGCGGAAGAACCAGCGCTGCACGCCTGGGCGGAGGCGCTCGGCGCCGGCTTCGTGGCGTGCGACGATGCGACCCTGGCGGCACAGGCGGTGCCGACGCCCTCGGCGCAATTGCAGGCACGGCTCGGCGTGGCCAGCGTGGCGGAAGCCGCGGCCCTGGCAGCCGCCGGCGCCACCTCGCTGCTGCTGACCCGGCGCAAGGCGGCGCTGCCGGGCGGGCACCACCACACGCTGGCCGTGGCCCGGCGCTCCCTGGACAGGCTGGCGGCATGA